The following proteins come from a genomic window of Gynuella sunshinyii YC6258:
- the hutC gene encoding histidine utilization repressor, with the protein MSSSINPLLYDLFAGLPDTPQPIYAKVKQAIQHKINCGQWQPHQRIPSEAEIVQALGVSRMTVNRALRELTAEGVLTRQQGLGTFVAQKKAHSALFEVHNIAEEVASRGSRYHSEPMLLEKSRASVEEAMSLGVRTGHAIFRSRLLHFENELPIQIEERVVNATLVPEYDQQDFTSITPYVYLMQVAPMTEGEHLVEAVLATELECRQLQIDSSEPCLQIRRRTWCGEQIVTTARLLHPGSRFQLFGHFGR; encoded by the coding sequence GTGTCATCCTCCATCAATCCGCTGTTATACGATCTCTTTGCCGGCCTGCCGGACACCCCCCAACCTATCTACGCCAAAGTCAAACAGGCGATTCAGCATAAAATCAACTGTGGTCAGTGGCAGCCACATCAACGTATTCCTTCTGAAGCAGAAATAGTGCAGGCACTCGGGGTCAGTCGCATGACTGTCAATAGAGCACTGCGCGAGCTGACTGCCGAAGGCGTTTTGACCCGACAACAGGGACTCGGCACCTTTGTAGCGCAAAAAAAAGCACACTCAGCATTGTTTGAAGTGCACAATATTGCAGAAGAGGTTGCATCTCGTGGTAGCAGATATCACTCTGAACCTATGCTGCTGGAGAAAAGCCGAGCCAGTGTAGAGGAAGCCATGAGCCTGGGAGTCAGGACCGGACATGCCATTTTTCGCTCCCGGCTGCTGCATTTTGAGAACGAACTGCCAATTCAGATCGAGGAACGGGTGGTTAATGCCACGCTAGTGCCAGAATACGATCAGCAGGATTTTACCTCAATAACCCCCTACGTCTACCTTATGCAAGTGGCACCCATGACCGAGGGAGAACATCTGGTTGAAGCCGTTCTGGCTACCGAGCTGGAGTGCAGACAACTGCAAATTGATTCCTCCGAACCCTGCCTGCAGATACGTCGTCGTACCTGGTGTGGAGAACAAATCGTCACCACCGCACGGCTGCTGCACCCCGGCTCACGATTCCAGTTATTCGGTCATTTCGGACGGTAA